One genomic segment of Micromonospora sp. WMMC415 includes these proteins:
- a CDS encoding chorismate-binding protein: protein MVDVPGAPAGCRRTLVESARWEWRPADGGDPAATAQAFLAAHGLHLDDLARPAPAHRPGGVCGAALYVSAAAGAAIAGGAVGAPNPAPALPEVAVVVYRHAAAAAPARRPAAGWWLGTWAESWTPRQHADAVRAVRDAIGRGDVYQVNLVGHAAAPYTGDPLPALARLGALPGARYGGTLAGAGWAIGCASPETLVEVTGGRVLTRPIKGTRPATAAGRAELLASAKERAEHVMIVDLERNDLARVARTGSVRVDELFAVRRWCDLWQAESTVSAAVADDLGLADLLRAVCPGGSVTGAPKLAALEHLAALEPVGRGASMGALGWVAAGRVDLGLTIRTAAADAERLHVWAGGGITWGSDPDAEVAEAAAKTGPVRATLAGR from the coding sequence GTGGTCGATGTGCCGGGGGCGCCGGCCGGCTGTCGCCGTACCCTCGTCGAGTCGGCCCGCTGGGAATGGCGGCCCGCCGACGGCGGCGACCCGGCCGCGACCGCGCAGGCCTTCCTCGCCGCCCACGGCCTCCACCTGGACGACCTCGCCCGCCCGGCCCCCGCCCACCGCCCCGGCGGGGTGTGCGGGGCCGCCCTGTACGTCTCCGCCGCCGCCGGCGCGGCCATCGCCGGCGGCGCCGTGGGCGCCCCGAACCCGGCCCCGGCGCTGCCCGAGGTCGCGGTCGTCGTCTACCGGCACGCCGCGGCCGCCGCCCCCGCGCGCCGGCCGGCCGCCGGCTGGTGGCTCGGAACGTGGGCGGAGAGCTGGACGCCGCGGCAGCACGCCGACGCCGTCCGCGCCGTCCGCGACGCCATCGGCCGCGGCGACGTCTACCAGGTCAACCTCGTCGGGCACGCCGCCGCCCCCTACACCGGCGACCCGCTGCCGGCCCTCGCCCGCCTGGGCGCGCTGCCCGGCGCCCGCTACGGCGGCACCCTGGCCGGCGCCGGCTGGGCGATCGGCTGCGCCTCCCCGGAGACCCTGGTGGAGGTCACCGGCGGACGGGTGCTCACCCGACCCATCAAGGGCACCCGCCCGGCCACCGCCGCCGGCCGCGCCGAGCTGCTGGCCAGCGCGAAGGAACGCGCCGAACACGTCATGATCGTCGACCTGGAACGCAACGACCTGGCCCGCGTCGCCCGCACCGGCAGCGTCCGGGTGGACGAGCTGTTCGCCGTACGCCGCTGGTGCGACCTGTGGCAGGCCGAGTCCACCGTGTCGGCGGCCGTCGCCGACGACCTGGGCCTGGCCGATCTGCTCCGGGCCGTCTGCCCCGGCGGGTCGGTCACCGGCGCGCCGAAGCTCGCCGCCCTGGAGCACCTCGCCGCCCTGGAACCGGTCGGTCGGGGCGCCAGCATGGGCGCGCTGGGTTGGGTCGCCGCGGGCCGGGTCGACCTGGGCCTGACCATCCGCACCGCCGCCGCCGACGCCGAGCGGCTGCACGTGTGGGCCGGCGGCGGCATCACGTGGGGCAGCGACCCGGACGCCGAGGTCGCCGAGGCCGCCGCCAAGACCGGACCGGTCCGCGCCACCCTCGCCGGCCGGTGA
- a CDS encoding ABC transporter permease, with amino-acid sequence MTTLPAQRLRFAVSDSLVLTGRALAHAVRQPVPVLVGLLFPVLLVLMFGYLFGGAMTVPGGGDYREFLLPGMFAMTMVFGIEATYTAVATDAARGVTDRFRTLPMAPSAVVTGRAAADLLHSAAGLAVMLACGLAVGWQWRAGPARALAAVGLLLLLRFALIWVGIHLALVLRRPESVVALQILVWPVGFTSNAFVAPDTMPGWLAALAGWNPLSATVAACRELFGNPGWGGDTFAAQHAVALAVAWPLLLIAVFLPLSVRRYHRSGR; translated from the coding sequence GTGACGACCCTGCCCGCACAGCGGCTGCGCTTCGCCGTCTCCGACAGCCTGGTGCTCACCGGCCGCGCGCTCGCACACGCGGTCCGCCAACCGGTGCCGGTGCTGGTCGGGCTGCTCTTCCCGGTGCTGCTGGTGCTGATGTTCGGCTACCTGTTCGGCGGCGCGATGACGGTGCCCGGCGGCGGTGACTACCGGGAGTTCCTGCTGCCCGGCATGTTCGCCATGACGATGGTCTTCGGCATCGAGGCCACCTACACGGCGGTGGCCACCGACGCCGCCCGAGGCGTCACCGACCGGTTCCGGACGCTGCCGATGGCGCCGTCGGCGGTGGTCACCGGCCGGGCCGCCGCCGACCTGCTCCACTCGGCGGCCGGCCTGGCCGTGATGCTCGCCTGCGGGTTGGCCGTCGGCTGGCAGTGGCGGGCCGGGCCGGCGCGGGCGCTGGCCGCGGTGGGACTGCTCCTGCTGCTGCGCTTCGCGCTGATCTGGGTCGGCATCCACCTGGCGTTGGTGCTGCGCCGCCCCGAGTCGGTGGTCGCGTTGCAGATCCTGGTGTGGCCGGTCGGGTTCACCTCCAACGCGTTCGTGGCACCCGACACGATGCCGGGCTGGCTCGCGGCGCTCGCCGGGTGGAACCCGCTGTCGGCCACCGTCGCGGCCTGCCGGGAGTTGTTCGGCAACCCGGGCTGGGGCGGCGACACGTTCGCCGCGCAGCACGCCGTCGCCCTCGCCGTCGCCTGGCCGCTGCTGCTGATCGCGGTGTTCCTGCCGCTGTCCGTGCGCCGCTACCACCGGTCGGGCCGGTGA
- a CDS encoding ATP-binding cassette domain-containing protein — MPTAIDAQGLRKRYGDTRALDGLDLTVPAGGVCGLLGPNGAGKTTTVRILTTLLCPDAGRATVAGADVLRHPDWVRARIGLVGQHAAVDEVLSGRQNLVLFARLHHLPISRARARAAELLDRFDLADAADRPVGTYSGGMRRRLDLAAGLILDPPVLVLDEPTTGLDPRARAQVWDAVRGLAAAGTTVLLTTQYLEEADQLADTLRVVDRGRVIAAGTPDELKTALGGDRVDVVLSRPDDLDRAVRLVAVAVGAAPDVDPAALRLSVPVTRRVTALAAVLRALDDAGLAAADVAVRRPTLDEVYLRLTARDAPDTDRTVTV; from the coding sequence ATGCCAACGGCGATCGACGCGCAGGGGCTGCGCAAGCGGTACGGCGACACGCGGGCGCTGGACGGGCTGGACCTGACCGTCCCCGCCGGCGGGGTGTGCGGGCTGCTCGGCCCGAACGGGGCGGGCAAGACCACGACGGTGCGGATCCTCACCACCCTGCTGTGCCCGGACGCGGGCCGCGCCACCGTCGCCGGCGCCGACGTGCTGCGCCACCCCGACTGGGTCCGCGCGCGCATCGGCCTGGTCGGTCAGCACGCCGCCGTCGACGAGGTGCTCAGCGGCCGGCAGAACCTGGTGCTCTTCGCGCGCCTGCACCACCTGCCGATCTCCCGGGCGCGGGCACGGGCGGCGGAACTGCTCGACCGGTTCGACCTCGCCGACGCCGCCGACCGGCCGGTCGGCACGTACTCCGGCGGCATGCGCCGTCGGCTCGACCTGGCCGCCGGGCTGATCCTCGACCCGCCGGTGCTCGTCCTCGACGAGCCCACCACCGGCCTGGACCCGCGGGCGCGGGCGCAGGTGTGGGACGCCGTGCGCGGGCTCGCCGCGGCCGGCACCACCGTGCTGCTGACCACGCAGTACCTGGAGGAGGCCGACCAGTTGGCCGACACCCTGCGGGTCGTCGACCGGGGCCGGGTGATCGCCGCCGGCACCCCGGACGAGTTGAAGACCGCGCTCGGCGGTGACCGCGTCGACGTGGTGCTGTCCCGCCCCGACGATCTGGACCGGGCGGTACGCCTCGTCGCCGTCGCCGTCGGCGCGGCACCCGACGTCGACCCGGCGGCGCTGCGGCTCAGCGTGCCCGTCACGCGGCGGGTCACGGCTCTCGCCGCCGTGCTGCGGGCGCTCGACGACGCGGGGCTCGCCGCGGCGGACGTCGCGGTGCGCCGCCCCACCCTCGACGAGGTGTACCTGCGGCTCACCGCCCGGGACGCCCCCGACACCGACCGGACGGTGACCGTGTGA
- a CDS encoding TetR/AcrR family transcriptional regulator gives MTTEYSGTGDPARSLALLWRTRERVSRRGRPDLSVDRIVRAAIDVADTEGLAALSMRRVAERLGVGTMSLYTYVPGKGELLDVMLDTVHGETVDAATDDPGAGWRARLERVARDNWARYLRHPWLLQVATTRPPLGPHLIARYEQELRAVDGIGLTDLEMDAVVTLVDGFVHGAVRSAVEAAQAAASTGMTEQQWWAAHAPYLEKALDPRRFPLAARVGTAAGQEYQAAGDPQRAFDFGLARILDGIEVLVRHRPTDSGGPASAAGADR, from the coding sequence GTGACGACCGAGTACAGCGGCACCGGCGATCCCGCCCGCAGCCTCGCCCTGCTGTGGCGGACCCGGGAGCGGGTGAGCCGCAGGGGCCGGCCCGACCTGTCCGTCGACCGCATCGTCCGGGCGGCCATCGACGTCGCCGACACCGAAGGGCTCGCCGCCCTGTCCATGCGGCGCGTCGCCGAACGCCTCGGCGTCGGCACGATGAGCCTCTACACGTACGTGCCGGGCAAGGGTGAACTCCTCGACGTCATGCTCGACACCGTCCACGGGGAGACCGTCGACGCCGCGACCGACGACCCGGGCGCCGGCTGGCGGGCCCGCCTGGAGCGGGTCGCCCGGGACAACTGGGCCCGCTACCTGCGGCACCCGTGGCTGTTGCAGGTCGCCACCACCCGCCCCCCGCTGGGCCCACACCTGATCGCCCGCTACGAGCAGGAGCTGCGCGCGGTCGACGGAATCGGCCTGACCGACCTGGAGATGGACGCCGTCGTCACCCTCGTCGACGGGTTCGTCCACGGCGCGGTCCGCAGCGCCGTGGAGGCCGCCCAGGCCGCCGCCAGCACCGGCATGACCGAGCAGCAGTGGTGGGCGGCGCACGCCCCGTACCTGGAGAAGGCCCTCGACCCGCGCCGGTTCCCGCTCGCCGCCCGCGTCGGCACCGCCGCGGGGCAGGAGTACCAGGCCGCCGGCGACCCGCAGCGGGCGTTCGACTTCGGCCTGGCCCGCATCCTCGACGGCATCGAGGTCCTCGTCCGCCACCGACCCACCGACAGCGGCGGGCCGGCGAGCGCCGCCGGGGCCGACCGATAA
- the def gene encoding peptide deformylase, with product MTMRPIRIIGDPVLRTPAEPVTTFDAELRALVTDLMDTLLGAPGRAGVAAPQIGVSAQVFVYDADGHRGHLINPTLELSEELQDDDEGCLSIPGLYFPTPRAMHATAHGVDQHGEPLTITGSGFLARALQHETDHLAGRLYVDTLRGDTRRRALREIRAGRFDARR from the coding sequence ATGACGATGCGCCCGATCCGGATCATCGGCGACCCGGTGCTGCGAACCCCCGCCGAGCCGGTCACCACCTTCGACGCCGAACTGCGCGCCCTGGTCACCGACCTGATGGACACCCTGCTCGGCGCGCCCGGCCGGGCCGGCGTCGCCGCCCCGCAGATCGGCGTCAGCGCCCAGGTGTTCGTCTACGACGCCGACGGGCACCGCGGCCACCTGATCAACCCGACGCTGGAACTGTCCGAGGAACTCCAGGACGACGACGAGGGCTGCCTGTCCATCCCCGGCCTGTACTTCCCGACCCCGCGCGCCATGCACGCCACCGCGCACGGCGTCGACCAGCACGGCGAACCGCTGACCATCACCGGCTCCGGGTTCCTCGCCCGCGCCCTGCAACACGAGACCGACCACCTCGCCGGCCGCCTCTACGTGGACACGCTGCGCGGCGACACCCGCCGCCGGGCCCTGCGGGAGATCCGCGCCGGCCGCTTCGACGCGCGCCGGTAG
- a CDS encoding GNAT family N-acetyltransferase, with translation MALTDPVRLAAVPPAGVVLGAADLPALRALYAEAYPGNWFDPRMVDTGQYVGVRDGGGLVAVAGVHVWSPRYRVAAVGNVTTHPRARGRGLGAAVVAALCRRLRSSVEHVTLNVRADNGPAVRLYERLGFTRVADYGEFTLTGR, from the coding sequence ATGGCGTTGACCGACCCGGTGCGTCTGGCGGCGGTGCCGCCGGCCGGGGTGGTGCTGGGCGCGGCGGATCTGCCGGCGCTGCGGGCGCTGTACGCGGAGGCGTATCCGGGCAACTGGTTCGATCCCCGGATGGTGGACACCGGCCAGTACGTGGGGGTGCGCGACGGCGGTGGCCTTGTCGCGGTGGCCGGGGTGCACGTGTGGTCGCCGCGCTACCGGGTGGCTGCGGTCGGGAACGTGACCACCCATCCGCGGGCGCGGGGTCGGGGCCTGGGGGCGGCGGTGGTGGCGGCGTTGTGCCGGCGGCTGCGGTCCTCGGTGGAGCATGTGACGTTGAACGTGCGGGCGGACAACGGGCCGGCGGTGCGGTTGTACGAGCGGCTCGGTTTCACCCGCGTCGCCGACTACGGGGAGTTCACGCTGACCGGGCGTTGA
- a CDS encoding sulfite exporter TauE/SafE family protein has product MDPFSLTALLAVAAMAGWVDAVVGGGGLLLLPALLVGAPGMPVATALGTNKLAAVAGTATAAVTYARRTKLDWAVAGPAAGLAVLCAGVGAALAGAVPASAYRPVVLAVLVAVAVFVVARPRLGVVAQPHRRTRARMVVAVAVAGVGIALYDGLVGPGTGTFLVLAFTALVGADFVHGSAMAKIVNAGTNLGALVVFAATGHVWWLLGAAMAVCNIVGAVLGARMALRRGSGFVRGVLLVVVLALVGRLGYDQWLAG; this is encoded by the coding sequence GGACGCGGTGGTCGGTGGTGGGGGTCTGTTGCTGTTGCCGGCGTTGCTGGTGGGGGCGCCGGGGATGCCGGTGGCCACGGCGTTGGGTACGAACAAGCTGGCGGCTGTCGCGGGGACGGCGACGGCGGCGGTGACGTACGCCCGGCGCACGAAGCTGGACTGGGCGGTGGCGGGCCCGGCGGCGGGCCTGGCGGTGTTGTGCGCGGGTGTGGGGGCGGCGTTGGCCGGGGCGGTGCCGGCGTCGGCGTACCGGCCGGTGGTGCTGGCGGTGCTGGTGGCGGTGGCCGTGTTCGTGGTGGCGCGGCCGCGGTTGGGGGTGGTGGCGCAGCCGCACCGGCGTACCCGGGCCCGGATGGTGGTGGCGGTGGCGGTTGCCGGGGTGGGCATCGCGCTGTACGACGGTCTGGTGGGGCCGGGGACGGGCACGTTCCTGGTGTTGGCGTTCACGGCGCTGGTGGGCGCGGACTTCGTGCACGGGTCGGCGATGGCGAAGATCGTCAATGCGGGCACGAATCTGGGTGCGCTGGTGGTGTTCGCCGCGACCGGGCACGTGTGGTGGCTGCTCGGGGCGGCGATGGCGGTGTGCAACATCGTCGGGGCGGTGCTGGGGGCGCGGATGGCGCTGCGCCGCGGGTCCGGGTTCGTGCGTGGGGTGCTGCTGGTGGTGGTGCTGGCGCTGGTGGGCAGGCTCGGGTACGACCAGTGGTTGGCGGGCTGA